Proteins encoded by one window of Thermobaculum terrenum ATCC BAA-798:
- a CDS encoding alpha/beta hydrolase family protein, protein MGQADWTIEDVLNLRHVEDAQISPDGKYVAYVIRDAYREELKVRSSHIYVADITTGESKQFTSGPGADACPRWSPDSNKLAFISDREEEARFDLFTIDVHGGEAIKLADLEGSVLDLRWSPDGRYIGLLLEVSRNPHEDSPMVFEEKDQATRIWKVASSGGDAEPLSPEGLHVWEFEWLEDSSALVAVCSRYPYEWSWYEPFLALIDASSSEYKVLYSPDKQIANPAPSPDSKHIAFIKGSFSDRGSVGGEVCVVDLQGGMYRSLTEDYPGSFCSVRWLNSSCVLAIGYENGNACLLALSLDGNRRRLWLEESMVSHRWCARFTLNRHKNFGVLIKESHSSPPDVWSFALSDSDISEWKKITDVFPDLRSKYNGEPKTIVWKSSDGLDIQGIFLHPRNFSGVKPPLVTIVHGGPSSMYHHSFLGSYFLAPVLVSNGYAVFLPNPRGSYGWGTAFAEANLGDMGGMDKEDIISGIEYLLELGYVDPSRLAIAGWSYGGFMTAWMITQTDIFKAAVMGAGIANWRSFHGVTNIPTWDKLYYRDDPYKLGGRFDKFSPVNWVSSAKTPTLILHGEKDACVPVGQAYEMYRALREHQVTTKLVVYPGQGHGIDKKSYVRDMYERILDWFGEHLRE, encoded by the coding sequence ATGGGTCAAGCTGATTGGACTATAGAGGATGTGTTAAATCTAAGGCATGTTGAGGATGCGCAGATATCTCCAGATGGCAAATACGTGGCTTATGTAATCAGAGATGCTTACAGGGAAGAGTTAAAAGTTAGGTCTTCCCACATTTATGTGGCTGACATAACGACTGGAGAATCAAAACAGTTTACTAGTGGTCCTGGGGCGGATGCCTGCCCACGTTGGAGTCCAGACTCCAATAAACTAGCTTTTATCTCAGATAGAGAGGAAGAGGCCAGATTTGATCTCTTTACTATCGATGTTCACGGTGGTGAGGCTATCAAGCTGGCGGATTTGGAAGGTTCGGTTTTGGACCTAAGATGGTCCCCAGATGGAAGATATATAGGTCTGTTATTAGAAGTTAGTAGGAATCCACATGAGGATTCCCCCATGGTGTTTGAAGAAAAAGATCAGGCGACTCGAATCTGGAAGGTAGCCTCATCAGGTGGAGATGCTGAGCCTCTATCACCTGAAGGGCTGCATGTATGGGAGTTTGAGTGGCTGGAGGACTCTTCTGCCTTAGTTGCTGTATGTTCAAGATATCCATATGAATGGAGCTGGTATGAGCCTTTTCTTGCTCTAATTGATGCTTCATCAAGCGAATATAAAGTTCTATACTCACCAGATAAGCAAATAGCAAATCCAGCGCCCTCTCCGGATTCGAAGCATATAGCCTTCATAAAGGGTTCTTTTAGTGACAGGGGTAGCGTTGGAGGTGAGGTATGTGTGGTAGATCTACAAGGTGGTATGTATAGGTCTCTTACGGAGGACTACCCAGGAAGTTTCTGCTCAGTACGTTGGTTGAACTCTTCTTGTGTGCTGGCCATAGGTTATGAGAACGGCAACGCATGTCTATTAGCGCTGTCTCTTGATGGTAATAGACGCAGACTTTGGTTGGAAGAATCCATGGTGTCCCATCGATGGTGCGCTCGGTTTACTCTGAATAGACACAAGAACTTTGGGGTGCTAATAAAAGAGTCGCATTCTTCACCTCCTGATGTATGGTCTTTTGCCCTTTCTGATAGTGATATTAGTGAGTGGAAAAAGATTACAGATGTTTTTCCAGATCTACGATCTAAGTACAATGGAGAACCCAAGACCATAGTCTGGAAAAGCAGCGACGGCTTAGATATACAGGGTATATTTTTGCACCCTAGAAACTTTAGCGGGGTAAAACCCCCCCTAGTGACCATCGTACATGGAGGGCCTAGCTCCATGTACCATCATAGCTTTTTGGGCAGCTACTTTCTGGCTCCTGTCCTGGTATCGAACGGTTATGCAGTTTTCTTGCCTAATCCCAGAGGTAGCTATGGCTGGGGAACCGCCTTTGCAGAAGCTAACCTAGGCGATATGGGGGGTATGGATAAGGAAGACATAATCTCAGGTATAGAGTATTTACTAGAGTTAGGATATGTTGACCCAAGCAGATTAGCCATAGCTGGGTGGAGTTATGGCGGGTTCATGACAGCTTGGATGATCACCCAAACAGACATATTCAAAGCTGCAGTCATGGGAGCTGGTATTGCTAACTGGAGGAGTTTTCATGGCGTTACCAATATTCCTACCTGGGATAAGCTCTACTACAGAGATGATCCATACAAGCTAGGTGGCCGCTTTGATAAATTCTCTCCTGTTAACTGGGTTAGCAGTGCTAAGACTCCTACCTTGATACTTCATGGAGAAAAGGATGCATGTGTGCCTGTAGGACAGGCTTACGAGATGTACCGAGCCCTAAGGGAACACCAAGTGACAACCAAGTTAGTCGTTTATCCGGGGCAAGGGCACGGCATCGATAAGAAATCCTACGTCCGAGATATGTACGAACGTATACTGGATTGGTTTGGGGAGCACCTAAGAGAATAG
- a CDS encoding NAD-dependent epimerase/dehydratase family protein, producing the protein MSKVLITGAAGTLGQALIPVIAGAGYHLELVDIQPIESEYEFHQIDILDADALSPVMEGVDFVVHAAGLHGIHLSTRSPREFYSINLTGTFNVWEASAQAGIKGFVFCSSVSVYGESRRPPREDAVVALSENMPLLPSDIYGLTKFLGEEMSRYYVRRYGVPAVALRLGMFTPEPFFRHGIRLLYGGVDPRDVAQAVLKSIQAMEAGKIRWEVLNIASEVPFTKEDGPQLRKNPLPVLDKYYKDAVNLLKERGVERLYPIHEFIPISKAEEKLGFRPEYNFSWWLQELEQHPDYRTPKNPPWP; encoded by the coding sequence ATGTCTAAAGTACTAATTACTGGGGCGGCTGGCACTTTAGGACAGGCATTGATACCTGTAATAGCAGGTGCTGGATATCATCTGGAACTCGTTGATATACAACCGATTGAGTCTGAATATGAATTTCACCAAATAGATATCTTGGATGCGGATGCTCTGTCCCCTGTTATGGAAGGTGTGGATTTTGTAGTCCACGCTGCTGGCTTGCATGGTATACATCTTTCTACTCGTAGCCCAAGAGAATTCTATTCTATAAACTTGACAGGCACGTTTAATGTCTGGGAAGCATCAGCCCAGGCTGGAATCAAAGGGTTTGTATTCTGTAGTTCCGTATCTGTTTACGGGGAAAGCAGACGTCCTCCAAGGGAGGATGCTGTAGTTGCATTAAGTGAGAACATGCCTCTTCTCCCAAGTGACATCTATGGATTAACTAAGTTTCTTGGAGAGGAGATGTCTAGATATTATGTGCGTCGCTATGGGGTGCCAGCTGTCGCGCTTAGGTTAGGTATGTTTACTCCAGAACCTTTCTTCAGACACGGTATTCGCTTACTCTATGGTGGTGTTGATCCTCGAGATGTTGCTCAGGCTGTGCTCAAGTCCATCCAGGCTATGGAAGCAGGTAAGATAAGATGGGAAGTGCTAAATATAGCCTCAGAAGTGCCTTTTACCAAAGAAGATGGTCCTCAGCTTAGGAAGAATCCTTTGCCTGTGCTTGATAAATACTACAAAGATGCTGTCAACTTGTTGAAAGAGAGAGGAGTTGAGAGGCTATATCCAATTCACGAATTCATCCCAATAAGTAAGGCTGAGGAGAAATTGGGTTTCAGGCCAGAGTATAACTTCTCTTGGTGGCTGCAAGAGTTGGAGCAGCATCCAGACTACAGGACACCTAAGAATCCGCCCTGGCCTTAG
- a CDS encoding DUF429 domain-containing protein: MRFIGIDLAWSLINADRPETGAAVIDESGNILSQANLSTDESILDFVLSNIDQEGAIVAIDAPIVVPNLEGSRRCEIALQSMKIPVYPSNRSLLEKNLGGIRGEILTHKLEIHGFRIQDSISPGEPTKAIVEVYPRATISRLFGKVPSYKGSKAKRSVLAHGILHLNRLIQEALDPPIRWIRSPIEDPARLETLTPRQLKHIADILDAVLAAYVGYLAWKEDGRVEVIGDVHEGFILIPTTHERLPQQSQIRTPKWLVSEYKQQAIRFFKALVDADIATLERMLPQDYQGVELSNGRTLNIEDTYKTVSSLRGLGLHLDFEDIVGEDSKICVVYRISNRSTGKDVRCMSLLQFRQDKIQKAYHSHELRHIVEVLLDNPAEEVTHERDSTKH, from the coding sequence ATGAGGTTTATTGGCATAGACTTAGCGTGGAGCCTGATAAATGCTGACAGACCAGAAACAGGTGCAGCAGTTATAGATGAGTCCGGCAATATTCTATCGCAGGCCAACCTAAGTACCGACGAATCAATATTGGATTTTGTGCTCAGCAACATCGATCAAGAGGGCGCAATCGTAGCTATAGATGCTCCCATAGTTGTGCCCAACCTTGAGGGATCAAGAAGATGCGAGATTGCGCTTCAGAGCATGAAGATACCAGTCTACCCATCAAATAGAAGTCTCCTTGAGAAAAATCTGGGAGGCATAAGAGGAGAGATCCTCACGCACAAGCTAGAGATTCATGGCTTCAGGATTCAAGATAGTATAAGTCCCGGCGAGCCCACAAAGGCAATAGTAGAGGTTTATCCGCGAGCCACTATTAGCAGATTGTTTGGCAAGGTACCTAGTTATAAGGGCTCCAAGGCCAAGAGATCAGTCCTAGCTCACGGAATACTACACCTCAACCGGCTGATACAGGAAGCGCTTGATCCACCAATCAGGTGGATCCGTTCTCCTATTGAAGACCCAGCGCGACTTGAAACGCTAACTCCTCGACAACTAAAGCATATAGCAGATATCTTGGATGCGGTGCTGGCTGCCTACGTTGGCTATTTAGCTTGGAAGGAAGACGGCAGAGTCGAAGTCATAGGCGATGTCCACGAAGGCTTTATTCTTATACCAACGACTCACGAGAGACTGCCACAACAGTCCCAGATAAGAACTCCTAAATGGCTTGTATCCGAATACAAGCAACAGGCTATCAGGTTCTTCAAGGCATTAGTTGATGCTGATATCGCAACCCTAGAAAGAATGTTACCTCAGGATTATCAAGGGGTCGAACTATCCAACGGCAGAACCCTGAACATAGAGGATACTTACAAGACCGTCAGTAGCCTACGAGGGCTAGGATTGCACCTGGATTTTGAAGATATAGTCGGGGAGGATTCAAAGATATGTGTAGTGTACCGCATATCCAATAGATCAACCGGCAAAGATGTAAGATGTATGTCACTATTACAATTTAGACAGGATAAGATTCAAAAGGCTTATCACAGTCACGAATTGAGACACATTGTAGAGGTACTTTTGGATAATCCTGCAGAGGAGGTTACCCATGAAAGAGATAGTACCAAGCATTAG
- a CDS encoding flavin reductase family protein encodes MPIDPFLFRRVMGQFVTGVTLVTTLLEDGKPWAMTANSFTSISLEPPIVMVAITRGLTTNNAVRSSRVFGVNILRADQIWIARRFASSNRPPDQFADIDMKIATTGAPILEECLAWLDCRVTDFVEQGDHTVFFGEVQELSLGSVGDPLLYYNSAYARLIPEMANFDEFIPRPSNKE; translated from the coding sequence GTGCCTATTGATCCCTTTCTATTTCGGCGGGTAATGGGGCAGTTTGTCACTGGGGTTACATTGGTTACCACGCTGCTTGAGGATGGTAAGCCCTGGGCTATGACAGCTAACTCTTTTACATCCATATCATTAGAACCTCCCATTGTGATGGTAGCGATAACACGTGGCTTGACCACTAATAATGCTGTCAGGAGCTCGCGAGTTTTTGGGGTCAATATTCTTAGGGCAGATCAAATATGGATAGCAAGGAGATTTGCAAGTTCAAACAGACCTCCTGACCAGTTTGCTGATATCGACATGAAGATTGCCACCACTGGTGCTCCCATCCTTGAAGAGTGCTTAGCCTGGCTAGACTGTCGTGTTACAGATTTTGTGGAGCAGGGAGATCACACGGTCTTCTTTGGTGAGGTACAGGAACTATCGCTGGGATCTGTAGGCGATCCCTTGCTTTATTACAATAGCGCCTATGCTCGCCTTATTCCTGAAATGGCGAACTTTGATGAATTTATACCTCGCCCAAGCAACAAAGAGTAA
- a CDS encoding methyltransferase domain-containing protein codes for MLKRERSKPSKLKPAPIQNVFYEVEFVPGLEPFVLEELHEKLVNLEEIYPYVKSGNFQFNFYGDPRQLLKLRSVGSAFVVKLFEVPRPLALLGHQNFSQLLTLIESVLSLHPEGSFKTFRISAAGSDSPVFRRIYKELELSTGLIPSQDGDLFLRVRKPIVRGDGFEVSIRLTPRPLSVRPWRVCDFPGAINSTVAYVMARLSEPSAGDVIVNLGCGSGTILIERLEMLPAKAVVGVDIDPEALACARRNVYAAGLTGKVDLLRGDMRSTGLNSGFADVIYADLPFGHILGSHADNIHLYPDTLKESARIAREGARGIFITSEIRLMRKVIDLCKHLWRQEGEVRLEMDKLRLMIFVLSRL; via the coding sequence ATGTTGAAGCGCGAGCGCTCTAAGCCTTCCAAGTTAAAGCCCGCTCCCATTCAGAATGTCTTCTATGAGGTGGAATTTGTCCCGGGACTGGAACCTTTCGTACTCGAGGAGCTACACGAAAAGTTGGTAAATCTAGAGGAGATCTATCCCTATGTAAAAAGCGGCAATTTCCAGTTCAATTTCTATGGTGACCCCAGACAACTATTGAAGCTGCGTTCCGTTGGTAGCGCCTTCGTAGTAAAGCTGTTTGAAGTGCCAAGGCCTCTCGCGCTATTAGGGCACCAAAACTTCAGCCAGCTGCTTACCCTGATAGAGAGTGTCCTGAGTTTACATCCTGAGGGGAGTTTCAAAACTTTCAGGATAAGCGCTGCAGGTAGCGATTCTCCTGTCTTCAGGAGGATATATAAGGAGCTAGAGTTATCGACAGGGTTAATACCTTCCCAGGATGGGGATTTATTCCTCAGAGTGCGTAAACCTATAGTCCGTGGGGACGGCTTTGAGGTATCCATTAGGCTAACTCCCAGGCCTCTCTCTGTACGTCCCTGGAGGGTATGCGATTTCCCTGGTGCCATCAATAGCACTGTTGCTTATGTAATGGCCAGGCTATCTGAGCCTTCTGCCGGGGATGTAATAGTCAACCTAGGTTGCGGTTCGGGGACTATCCTTATAGAAAGGTTGGAGATGCTACCTGCTAAGGCGGTAGTAGGAGTGGATATCGATCCCGAAGCTCTTGCATGTGCTCGCAGAAATGTCTATGCAGCTGGCTTGACCGGCAAAGTAGACCTGCTACGTGGTGACATGCGGAGTACGGGGCTCAATAGCGGCTTTGCAGATGTTATTTATGCGGATCTACCCTTTGGTCATATTCTAGGCTCACATGCCGATAACATTCATCTATATCCTGATACTTTGAAGGAGTCGGCTAGAATAGCACGGGAAGGTGCTAGGGGAATATTTATCACAAGCGAGATTCGCCTTATGAGAAAGGTTATTGATCTATGCAAACATTTATGGAGGCAGGAGGGAGAGGTAAGGCTTGAGATGGATAAACTAAGGCTTATGATATTCGTTTTGTCTCGCCTGTAA
- a CDS encoding ferritin-like domain-containing protein — MAMHTTSSHSIYAEENAAKREKIIQLLTKAYWMEIESVMNYITNSVNPDGVRAREITEALSQDIQEELGHAQMFASRIKELYGVVPGSMDFKPEQSYLQPPENQTDIVHVIKGVIEAEKGAIEFYTQILHETEEVDLVTQDMVIDILHDEQGHLRLFEGFLREYEAEGKA, encoded by the coding sequence ATGGCTATGCACACTACCTCTTCTCACAGCATATATGCTGAAGAAAATGCTGCTAAGAGAGAAAAGATAATCCAGCTCTTAACCAAGGCTTATTGGATGGAAATTGAGTCTGTGATGAATTACATAACCAACTCCGTCAACCCGGACGGTGTGAGGGCAAGAGAGATCACTGAAGCTCTATCTCAAGATATACAGGAAGAGCTCGGGCATGCACAGATGTTTGCTTCTAGAATAAAGGAGTTGTACGGTGTGGTGCCTGGCTCCATGGACTTCAAGCCTGAGCAGAGTTATCTACAGCCTCCAGAGAACCAGACAGATATCGTCCATGTCATTAAAGGGGTAATAGAGGCGGAGAAGGGAGCTATAGAATTCTACACGCAGATACTACATGAGACTGAAGAAGTAGATCTGGTGACTCAAGATATGGTCATAGATATACTCCATGATGAGCAGGGACATCTTAGGCTATTTGAGGGCTTTCTTCGAGAGTATGAGGCAGAAGGAAAGGCCTAA
- a CDS encoding M20 family metallopeptidase, translated as MTIDRLREVAASHRDRIADFCSRLIQTPSLPGQEMQAAELIMSEMKALRYDDVWQDEVGNVIGLIKGDRSGKSVMLNTHMDHVDIGDRSSWDYDPYSGEIRDGYVCGRGAVDIKGPTSSQVYAPFLAREAGLPIYGDVYVVGVVQEEVGGLGSIELGKSLRVDCAIVGEPSSNTLRRGNRGRIEIIAIFRGRSCHASMPDKGINPHYSMANFVAALRHLDRVEDPFLGSETFTPTLVYADQTSSNVVPSELRLHIDWRTVPQRSPDEIKEMLASLLEKSLVDGAWGEIKVKDITLTTYTGATRNVPAHFPPFLIDEEHPLVRIAQEALSESFSRKVEVKRWDFATDAGHLVAAGIPSIGFGPGDETLAHTNQERISIEEMVEASMAYAFLCHRLTNPAAWAS; from the coding sequence ATGACTATTGATAGGCTAAGAGAAGTTGCGGCCTCTCATCGAGATAGAATTGCTGACTTTTGCTCGCGTCTTATTCAAACTCCTAGCTTGCCCGGTCAGGAGATGCAAGCTGCAGAGCTAATAATGAGCGAGATGAAGGCTCTGAGATACGATGACGTGTGGCAAGATGAGGTCGGTAATGTGATCGGTTTGATAAAGGGTGATAGATCTGGGAAATCGGTGATGCTGAACACACACATGGACCATGTCGATATCGGCGACAGGTCTAGTTGGGATTATGATCCCTACTCTGGAGAGATACGTGATGGTTACGTGTGTGGTAGAGGTGCTGTGGACATAAAAGGTCCTACGTCATCGCAGGTATATGCTCCTTTCCTTGCTAGGGAGGCGGGATTGCCAATCTATGGAGACGTATATGTTGTTGGTGTTGTACAGGAGGAAGTTGGTGGCCTCGGATCGATAGAATTGGGCAAATCCTTGCGTGTGGATTGTGCTATCGTAGGTGAGCCTAGCAGCAACACTCTTAGAAGGGGAAACAGAGGCCGCATAGAAATAATAGCTATCTTTAGAGGCAGGTCCTGTCACGCTAGCATGCCGGATAAAGGTATCAACCCTCATTATTCTATGGCTAACTTTGTCGCTGCTCTTAGGCATTTAGACAGGGTCGAAGATCCTTTCCTGGGTAGTGAGACTTTTACCCCAACACTTGTCTATGCAGATCAGACTTCATCTAATGTTGTCCCGTCCGAACTAAGACTGCATATAGATTGGCGCACTGTACCCCAGCGATCGCCTGATGAGATCAAAGAGATGCTTGCTTCCTTGTTAGAAAAATCGTTAGTAGATGGAGCTTGGGGTGAGATTAAAGTAAAGGATATTACCCTTACTACTTATACTGGGGCAACTCGTAATGTGCCTGCACACTTTCCTCCCTTCCTGATAGATGAGGAGCATCCTCTCGTAAGAATAGCTCAGGAGGCTCTAAGTGAGTCCTTTTCTAGGAAGGTTGAGGTCAAGCGTTGGGATTTTGCAACCGATGCGGGACATTTAGTGGCTGCAGGTATACCAAGTATTGGTTTTGGCCCTGGTGATGAGACCTTGGCTCATACTAACCAGGAAAGGATCTCGATTGAGGAGATGGTTGAAGCATCTATGGCATATGCCTTTTTGTGTCACAGGCTGACTAATCCTGCTGCCTGGGCATCGTAA
- a CDS encoding pyridoxal phosphate-dependent aminotransferase, with the protein MRSFIAERLQQVKPSATISIADKAKQLKADGKDIIDLSGGDPHFPTPQHIVQAAFEAINRGETHYSPSRGTPNLLRAIQKKFASENGLEYSLEEIIVTPGGKHAIYATLVATVNDGDEVLLLSPAWVSYEPSVYLAGGRPVYIPLEPEDYRITPEILRSVEAPRAKVLIFNTPNNPTGRVATKEEIEAVAEFAIERDLLVISDELYEKILFDGHEHISIATLPGMRERTVTINGVSKSYAMTGWRLGYLAAPRQIASQVLKVHQHSVTAAATFTQEAAACALEGPQDVVEYMVKEYEKNRALVVEALNAIPGIECKAPEGAFYAFPKVDGDSIKFADAMLEKAGVALTPGIAFGPTGEGHVRISFATDYNLLEKAFDRMKRAVVGR; encoded by the coding sequence ATGCGCAGTTTCATAGCTGAAAGGCTTCAACAAGTAAAGCCCTCCGCCACCATAAGCATTGCAGATAAGGCAAAGCAGCTCAAAGCAGATGGCAAGGATATAATAGACCTTTCTGGCGGCGATCCCCACTTCCCCACTCCACAGCATATAGTACAGGCCGCGTTTGAAGCCATAAACCGAGGTGAAACTCACTATTCTCCAAGTAGAGGTACCCCTAACTTGCTAAGGGCAATACAGAAGAAGTTCGCATCCGAGAACGGCCTGGAATACTCCCTGGAAGAGATAATAGTGACACCTGGTGGCAAGCACGCTATCTATGCCACGCTTGTGGCTACGGTAAATGATGGTGATGAAGTACTACTGCTATCACCTGCGTGGGTAAGCTATGAGCCATCTGTGTATTTAGCAGGGGGCAGACCAGTATATATACCCCTGGAGCCGGAAGACTACAGGATAACCCCAGAGATACTCCGCTCTGTGGAGGCCCCAAGAGCAAAAGTGCTTATATTCAACACGCCCAACAATCCTACTGGTAGAGTGGCTACTAAGGAAGAGATCGAAGCTGTGGCAGAATTTGCCATAGAAAGAGATCTGTTGGTGATCTCTGATGAGCTCTATGAAAAAATCCTATTTGATGGGCACGAACACATAAGTATAGCAACGCTACCCGGAATGCGAGAGCGCACAGTTACTATCAATGGGGTTTCCAAGAGCTATGCAATGACGGGATGGCGATTGGGGTATCTTGCGGCTCCCAGGCAGATAGCATCTCAAGTACTCAAGGTACACCAGCACTCCGTTACCGCCGCAGCTACATTTACACAGGAAGCAGCTGCCTGTGCACTCGAGGGTCCTCAGGACGTAGTAGAATACATGGTAAAAGAATACGAAAAGAACAGAGCTCTAGTTGTAGAGGCTCTTAATGCTATACCTGGGATCGAATGCAAAGCTCCGGAGGGAGCATTCTATGCATTCCCCAAAGTGGATGGTGACAGTATAAAATTCGCGGATGCTATGCTCGAGAAGGCAGGCGTAGCTCTTACACCAGGCATCGCCTTTGGGCCTACAGGAGAGGGTCATGTAAGGATCTCCTTCGCGACTGATTACAACCTTCTAGAGAAAGCTTTCGACAGGATGAAGCGAGCTGTAGTTGGGCGATAA
- a CDS encoding acyltransferase, translating to MGDKSRPISIFHPRINKPRFYPLLRIFTEIILLRYRLTMRGRLRIGRGFICNQRLRISGPGKVVIGDWVNAWAHQEPTMLITADKEAKIIIGNNVRLNGPTLIASRQIEIGDLCILGSAVVFDTDFHSVHKDRSTNRDAPVRKSPIKIGKNVWLAGQCAVLPGVHIGDDSVVGFRAVVTKDVPAGVIVAGNPARVVREISEESRHS from the coding sequence TTGGGCGATAAATCAAGACCAATTTCTATATTCCATCCCAGGATAAACAAACCCCGATTCTACCCGCTGCTGCGGATATTTACCGAAATCATCCTCCTGAGATACAGATTAACGATGCGCGGTAGGCTTAGGATAGGACGGGGTTTTATATGTAATCAGCGTTTGAGGATATCAGGACCTGGAAAGGTGGTGATAGGCGACTGGGTAAATGCCTGGGCTCATCAGGAGCCCACTATGCTCATCACCGCCGATAAGGAGGCAAAGATCATAATAGGCAACAACGTCAGATTAAACGGTCCCACCCTAATAGCTAGTCGACAGATAGAGATAGGAGATCTTTGCATTCTTGGTTCAGCTGTAGTATTCGACACAGATTTTCACTCCGTTCATAAGGACAGAAGTACGAACCGAGATGCACCGGTAAGAAAATCTCCTATAAAAATAGGCAAAAACGTATGGCTTGCCGGCCAGTGCGCGGTACTTCCTGGCGTGCATATAGGGGATGACTCGGTAGTAGGGTTTAGGGCCGTGGTTACTAAGGACGTCCCCGCAGGTGTAATAGTGGCTGGTAACCCAGCGAGAGTCGTAAGAGAGATCAGCGAAGAGAGCAGACATTCATGA